The Neobacillus sp. PS3-34 genome has a window encoding:
- a CDS encoding AAA family ATPase — protein MFLSDKDNKVKQQTNYVQHFSTRIPWKDNDYTGRIDNNPRYNVAAQVIPNIASTRDLEFEETNKGKRYEQIGSVRMQNWITENAAFMSHTKLELKMNHPYKNGKNPKFQHFVETTFEMDPYSFLLRPFSWTLKDNANEKQNYYNFYFDLEKTEQMLNWSSSWVSHGESQKAIFDYFFSGINPHNSLIFPYYKQVPFIEDNRRVIAGVGNIVSNVEIREYESDGSSDEKNYIWETNTAHSIRVDGKDGFLMPYLEISEYVKKHSDIDVSSVTLFEPAGFRSEFSYAAEWVSYDAAIDVLNQAKMALKNIAKLKLKEANHEWVNVQLEYVDNQLKSVWNQRGIFPGLGSILSAFGVRYGFDVAQNVDTSENDLITELKLFFSGDKEIGNEKLDDSLADKEDEFFGLLRDENKTRYFELLSRLNLSIEQAIFAWGNLKNCAAEIVENPYLLFEITRKEKEEHQVTISQIDNAMFVNPLVENRYPLNKPTKMRTESDKRRFRAMVIFVLDQAANQGHTLLSYDRIVEEINKLPLDQRTDFQTEKIEGVLEFLQEGNLHVDVENTYIKLKEYQAYKQLVVDIVNSRLGTSLSSEQNWRKIIDDQFGELQKNNEENDELARDEKVTALRILDSSKISVLLGRAGTGKTSALGIFASSKEIKAGGVLALTPTGKARVQLENSFKKNSVEAEFMTVAQFLIRSKGFSWNTMAYKMPSQPSTSIAKTVIIDESSMLTEDMFAGILKLVDSHAERIIFIGDPNQLPPIGAGRPFVDLINYLEIEHPDKVAALKTEMRQGSGGDDLSFAQIFSNSHSVDKDVIYRIQNNEPDERLKYIQYTDLDELEKVFFEELVEIASMTTEDDIDGFNKSLGAEKNGKYINYNTGKHIEDWQVLSPTRFMGMGSYHLNNQIHQKYRQKTVENWQTWEWKNKYKPQSVQNIVLGDKVISNRNEIREAWDKTEEYIANGELGILSRAQKNGSYPASYSFRFCSFEGKLFSYTKSDFGGENSDPKLELAYALTVHKSQGSGFGKTIVVINGKSSFVTKELLYTAFSRQREKLIVISDLSIQELVQYANDWYSDTKQRYTDLFEVPNIIEIEFDKQKRYFEEKLIHKTIRGEMVRSKSEVIVANILDKMKIEYSYEEPLEVSGKTYIPDFTLRYQGKTAYLEHLGMLRNKSYKKHWGEKRANYESVGISETLGNLIITEDGLDGSLDATLIERKIQTWIKNS, from the coding sequence ATGTTTCTGAGTGATAAAGATAATAAAGTAAAACAGCAAACAAACTATGTCCAACATTTTTCAACAAGAATTCCTTGGAAGGATAACGACTATACCGGGAGAATTGACAATAATCCTAGGTATAATGTAGCTGCTCAAGTAATCCCCAACATTGCATCCACACGGGACTTGGAGTTTGAGGAAACGAATAAAGGTAAAAGGTACGAACAAATAGGGTCAGTAAGAATGCAAAACTGGATTACAGAGAATGCTGCGTTCATGAGTCATACCAAGCTCGAACTTAAAATGAACCATCCATATAAAAACGGAAAAAATCCGAAGTTCCAGCATTTCGTAGAAACAACTTTTGAGATGGACCCCTATTCATTCTTATTGCGACCTTTTTCATGGACACTAAAGGATAATGCAAATGAGAAACAAAACTATTACAACTTTTATTTTGACTTAGAAAAAACAGAACAAATGCTGAATTGGTCAAGTTCGTGGGTATCGCATGGAGAATCTCAAAAAGCGATCTTTGATTATTTCTTTTCCGGAATTAATCCGCACAATTCATTGATATTTCCATATTACAAGCAAGTTCCCTTTATCGAAGATAATCGCCGAGTAATTGCAGGGGTAGGAAATATAGTATCTAATGTAGAAATTCGTGAGTATGAGTCTGATGGAAGTAGTGACGAAAAAAACTATATCTGGGAGACAAATACAGCTCATTCAATAAGAGTTGATGGTAAAGATGGCTTTTTAATGCCATATCTAGAAATTTCTGAGTATGTAAAAAAGCATTCTGATATTGATGTATCGAGTGTCACATTATTTGAACCGGCAGGTTTTAGATCGGAATTTTCATATGCGGCTGAATGGGTCAGCTACGATGCGGCTATTGATGTGCTAAATCAAGCGAAAATGGCATTGAAAAATATAGCTAAACTTAAGTTAAAAGAAGCCAATCATGAATGGGTTAATGTTCAACTTGAATATGTTGATAATCAATTAAAAAGCGTTTGGAATCAACGTGGTATTTTCCCAGGATTAGGTTCGATTTTATCAGCTTTCGGGGTTAGATATGGTTTCGATGTTGCACAGAACGTTGATACTTCTGAAAACGACTTGATTACTGAATTGAAGTTATTTTTTTCAGGAGACAAAGAAATTGGTAACGAGAAACTGGATGACAGCTTAGCAGACAAAGAGGATGAGTTTTTTGGTTTACTAAGAGATGAAAACAAAACTCGATACTTCGAACTTTTGTCTCGATTAAATCTTTCTATTGAACAAGCTATTTTTGCATGGGGTAACCTGAAAAATTGTGCAGCTGAAATTGTTGAAAACCCATACCTATTATTCGAAATTACACGAAAAGAAAAGGAAGAACATCAAGTTACTATTTCTCAAATTGACAATGCTATGTTTGTGAATCCGTTGGTGGAAAATAGGTATCCTCTAAATAAACCAACCAAAATGAGGACTGAAAGTGATAAACGCCGATTCAGGGCTATGGTGATATTTGTTTTAGACCAAGCCGCAAATCAAGGCCATACTTTACTCAGCTATGATCGAATTGTGGAGGAAATTAACAAATTACCATTAGATCAAAGAACGGATTTTCAAACAGAAAAGATTGAAGGTGTACTAGAGTTCTTGCAGGAAGGTAATTTGCATGTGGATGTGGAAAATACCTACATCAAACTGAAAGAATATCAAGCTTATAAACAATTGGTAGTCGATATAGTAAATAGCCGTTTAGGAACTAGTTTATCAAGTGAACAAAACTGGAGAAAAATTATTGACGACCAATTTGGAGAACTTCAAAAAAATAATGAAGAAAACGATGAACTGGCTCGTGATGAAAAGGTGACAGCATTAAGGATTCTCGACTCATCTAAGATATCTGTACTATTGGGAAGAGCTGGGACGGGTAAAACATCAGCATTGGGAATTTTTGCTTCTTCAAAAGAAATTAAGGCCGGTGGAGTATTAGCATTGACTCCTACTGGGAAGGCAAGAGTTCAACTTGAAAATTCATTTAAGAAGAATAGTGTTGAGGCTGAGTTTATGACTGTGGCACAATTTTTAATTCGTTCTAAAGGGTTCAGTTGGAACACAATGGCTTATAAGATGCCAAGCCAACCTAGTACGAGTATTGCTAAAACTGTTATTATCGATGAAAGTTCGATGCTGACTGAAGATATGTTTGCTGGCATACTAAAACTTGTTGATTCTCATGCAGAGAGAATTATCTTTATAGGAGATCCCAATCAATTACCACCTATAGGAGCAGGGCGCCCATTTGTCGATTTGATAAATTATTTAGAGATTGAACATCCTGATAAAGTCGCAGCGTTAAAAACTGAGATGAGACAGGGTTCAGGTGGTGATGATTTATCATTTGCTCAAATATTCTCTAATTCGCATTCGGTCGATAAAGATGTAATTTACCGTATTCAAAATAATGAACCAGATGAACGTCTTAAATATATTCAATACACTGATTTAGATGAGTTAGAAAAAGTGTTCTTTGAAGAATTAGTGGAAATTGCAAGTATGACAACTGAAGATGATATTGATGGATTCAATAAAAGTTTAGGCGCTGAGAAAAACGGTAAATATATAAATTATAATACCGGAAAGCATATTGAAGACTGGCAAGTTCTATCTCCTACAAGATTTATGGGTATGGGAAGTTATCATTTAAACAACCAAATTCATCAAAAATATCGACAAAAAACAGTTGAAAATTGGCAAACATGGGAATGGAAAAATAAATATAAACCTCAATCTGTTCAAAATATTGTCTTAGGTGACAAAGTTATTTCGAATAGAAATGAAATTAGAGAAGCCTGGGATAAGACAGAAGAATATATAGCAAACGGTGAACTTGGAATATTAAGCAGAGCTCAAAAAAACGGATCTTATCCTGCTTCATATAGCTTCCGTTTCTGCTCATTTGAAGGAAAATTATTTTCGTATACAAAATCGGATTTTGGTGGAGAAAACAGTGACCCTAAATTAGAACTTGCATATGCTCTTACTGTTCATAAGTCACAGGGTTCTGGTTTTGGCAAAACCATAGTAGTCATAAACGGTAAAAGTTCATTTGTTACAAAAGAACTTTTGTATACAGCATTTTCTCGTCAAAGAGAAAAACTAATTGTAATAAGTGATTTGTCAATTCAAGAATTAGTTCAGTATGCGAATGACTGGTATTCGGATACCAAACAACGATATACTGACTTATTTGAAGTTCCAAACATCATTGAGATAGAGTTTGATAAACAAAAAAGGTACTTTGAAGAAAAATTGATCCATAAAACGATTCGTGGTGAAATGGTAAGATCCAAGTCCGAAGTAATTGTGGCAAACATTCTCGATAAGATGAAAATTGAGTATTCCTATGAAGAACCATTAGAGGTTAGTGGTAAAACCTATATTCCCGATTTTACTCTACGCTACCAAGGCAAAACTGCCTATTTAGAGCACCTTGGAATGCTAAGGAATAAATCATATAAAAAGCATTGGGGCGAGAAAAGAGCAAATTATGAAAGTGTGGGAATTTCAGAAACTCTTGGAAATTTGATAATTACAGAGGATGGATTAGATGGAAGTTTGGATGCAACATTAATAGAGAGAAAAATTCAAACATGGATAAAAAATAGTTGA